The following coding sequences are from one Carassius gibelio isolate Cgi1373 ecotype wild population from Czech Republic chromosome B7, carGib1.2-hapl.c, whole genome shotgun sequence window:
- the gnrhr2 gene encoding gonadotropin releasing hormone receptor 2 → MNSTAYNIEDVSQKDSTCKYDFNSSSADALPHPAPHLPRFTAAAQVRVTLTLLLCALSACCNLAVLYSASHNHRKRSHVRLLITNLAVADLLVTFVVMPLDAGWNITVQWLAGDLACRTMMFLKLVAMYSCAFVTVVISLDRQAAILNPLSINKARKRNKVLLSVAWTMSVVLSIPQVFLFHVVVIDCPKRFIQCTTYGNFSSRWQETLYNMLTFIFLFLLPLFIMISCYSRILFEISKKMTDDNLLSNKVQLRRSRNNIPRARMRTLKMTVVIVLSFMVCWTPYYMLGLWYWFCPAGLEETVSQSLSHILFIFGLLNACLDPIIYGLFTIPLCMRHRQRERNTFELENTNNSMMTSIRTSTSSLTLKRLAVQQTSREKLEWDGEYVHRIGDDGAKNSVAFASHSTCMD, encoded by the exons ATGAACTCAACAGCTTATAACATCGAGGATGTTTCTCAGAAGGACTCCACCTGTAAGTATGACTTTAACTCAAGCAGCGCGGATGCTCTTCCTCATCCTGCTCCTCATCTTCCGCGCTTCACCGCCGCGGCTCAGGTCCGAGTGACGCTCACGCTCCTCCTGTGCGCGCTCTCCGCGTGCTGCAATCTCGCCGTGCTGTACTCAGCCAGCCACAACCACAGGAAACGGTCCCACGTCCGGCTCCTCATCACCAACCTGGCGGTGGCGGATCTGCTCGTGACGTTCGTCGTCATGCCGCTGGACGCGGGGTGGAATATAACGGTGCAGTGGCTCGCGGGGGACCTCGCGTGCAGGACGATGATGTTCCTCAAACTCGTTGCCATGTACTCGTGCGCTTTCGTGACCGTGGTGATAAGTCTGGACCGACAGGCTGCTATTCTCAACCCTCTGTCCATCAACAAAGCGAGGAAGAGAAATAAAGTTTTGCTGAGTGTGGCATGGACCATGAGTGTCGTATTATCCATACCACAG GTGTTTCTTTTCCACGTTGTAGTGATCGATTGCCCCAAGCGGTTTATTCAGTGTACAACCTATGGCAACTTTAGCTCACGCTGGCAAGAGACACTTTACAACATGCTGAccttcatcttcctcttcctcttacCACTCTTCATCATGATCTCCTGCTACAGCAGGATATTGTTTGAGATCTCCAAGAAAATGACAGACGACAACT TGCTGTCCAACAAAGTGCAGCTGCGCAGGTCAAGAAACAACATCCCTAGGGCACGCATGCGCACGCTGAAGATGACTGTGGTCATTGTGCTGTCATTCATGGTGTGTTGGACACCGTACTACATGCTTGGCCTGTGGTACTGGTTCTGTCCCGCTGGCCTGGAGGAAACAGTGTCCCAGTCGCTCTCACACATCCTTTTTATATTCGGCCTGTTAAATGCTTGTTTGGACCCCATCATCTACGGTCTCTTCACCATTCCACTATGCATGAGGCACAGACAGCGTGAACGTAACACGTTTGAGCTGGAGAACACTAATAACTCTATGATGACTTCCATCAGAACTTCCACCTCCTCTCTCACTTTAAAGAGACTGGCAGTTCAGCAGACGTCTAGAGAAAAGCTAGAATGGGACGGAGAGTATGTGCACAGGATTGGAGATGATGGGGCAAAGAACAGTGTGGCCTTTGCAAGTCATTCCACCTGTATGGATTAA